In the Kaistella sp. 97-N-M2 genome, one interval contains:
- the mutY gene encoding A/G-specific adenine glycosylase: MKTKKQNADFLHVGRKLLDWYQIHGRDLPFRKTNDPYKIWICEIIFQQTRIEQGLNHYRNFIERFPTVQHLAEAEINEVLLYWKGLGYYSRALNLHKASLQIVNDFEGIFPAEYNDILSLKGVGKYTAAAISSICFGKHIAAVDGNFYRVLSRVFADDFDISNSKAFDYFSVLALKMMPENEAGHFNEAMMDLGSEICKPKNPLCGSCPLNEDCLAFNLGKIPLFPVKTKKAKPTSLELTYYFVEYEDQFLIQQRKEDFIWKKLYEFPIAVPEEFESYVFAEKVVLHKLTHKNLTIHIKKTTLPSAKLFADFAAKENFTITDFEESHGKSFPKPLENYLSFLYKDIYQD; the protein is encoded by the coding sequence TTGAAAACAAAAAAACAAAATGCTGATTTTCTTCACGTTGGTAGGAAACTGCTCGATTGGTACCAAATCCACGGCCGCGATTTACCCTTCCGAAAAACCAACGATCCATACAAGATTTGGATCTGCGAAATTATTTTTCAGCAAACACGCATCGAACAGGGTTTAAATCATTACCGCAATTTTATCGAACGCTTTCCTACCGTTCAACATTTAGCGGAAGCGGAAATCAACGAAGTTCTTTTATATTGGAAAGGTTTAGGCTATTATTCCCGCGCTTTAAATCTTCATAAAGCCTCTTTGCAGATCGTTAACGATTTTGAGGGCATATTTCCGGCAGAATACAATGATATTCTGAGTTTGAAAGGCGTGGGAAAGTACACGGCTGCCGCCATTTCCAGCATCTGTTTTGGGAAGCACATCGCCGCCGTCGATGGTAATTTTTACCGTGTTTTGTCGCGTGTTTTTGCCGATGATTTCGATATTTCCAACTCCAAAGCTTTCGATTACTTTTCAGTACTTGCCTTAAAGATGATGCCCGAAAATGAAGCCGGCCACTTCAACGAAGCCATGATGGATCTCGGTTCCGAAATTTGCAAGCCCAAAAATCCTTTGTGCGGAAGTTGTCCTTTGAACGAGGATTGCCTCGCTTTTAATTTGGGTAAAATTCCTTTATTTCCGGTGAAAACCAAAAAAGCAAAACCAACCAGTTTAGAGCTTACGTACTATTTTGTGGAATACGAAGACCAATTTTTAATCCAACAGCGAAAGGAGGATTTCATCTGGAAAAAACTGTATGAATTTCCAATCGCGGTCCCGGAAGAATTTGAAAGTTACGTTTTCGCGGAGAAGGTTGTTTTACATAAACTCACGCATAAAAATCTAACGATCCATATTAAGAAGACCACCTTACCCTCCGCAAAATTGTTCGCCGATTTTGCCGCGAAAGAAAATTTCACCATTACGGATTTTGAGGAATCTCATGGCAAATCCTTTCCAAAACCGCTGGAAAATTACCTTTCTTTCCTTTATAAAGACATTTATCAGGATTAA
- the hppD gene encoding 4-hydroxyphenylpyruvate dioxygenase, with protein MSTLTFAEKIAQAENFLPINGTDYIEFYVGNAKQAAHFYKTAFGFQSVAYAGPETGVRDRASYVVQQGKIRLVLTSGLNSDSPICEHQKKHGDGVKVLALWVDDAYSAFEETTKRGARPYLEPKTLTDEHGEVRMSGIYTYGETVHMFIERKNYKGEFMPGFQKWESAYNPSDVGLLYVDHCVGNVDWDRMVPVVKWYEDVMGFVNILSFDDKQINTEYSALMSKVMSNGNGFAKFPINEPAEGKRKSQVEEYLDFYEGEGVQHIAVATKDIVKTVTELKARGIEFLPAPPNSYYEMVPERVGTINEDLKILSDLGILIDCDEEGYLLQIFTKPVEDRPTLFFEIIERHGAQSFGAGNFKALFEALEKEQERRGNL; from the coding sequence ATGTCAACACTTACTTTCGCCGAAAAAATAGCCCAGGCAGAGAACTTTCTCCCCATTAACGGAACAGATTATATCGAATTTTACGTAGGAAACGCCAAGCAGGCAGCGCATTTCTATAAAACCGCCTTCGGATTTCAGTCCGTTGCGTATGCGGGACCCGAAACCGGTGTGCGCGACAGAGCGTCTTACGTCGTTCAGCAGGGAAAAATCCGGTTGGTTTTAACTTCGGGGTTGAATTCCGATTCTCCAATTTGCGAACATCAGAAAAAACATGGCGACGGCGTGAAGGTTTTAGCGCTTTGGGTTGACGATGCTTATTCGGCTTTTGAAGAAACGACCAAACGTGGTGCAAGACCTTATTTGGAACCAAAAACATTAACGGACGAACACGGCGAAGTGCGCATGTCTGGAATTTATACCTACGGCGAAACCGTGCACATGTTTATTGAAAGAAAAAATTACAAAGGCGAATTCATGCCCGGCTTCCAGAAATGGGAAAGTGCCTACAATCCCTCCGACGTGGGACTTTTATATGTAGACCATTGTGTTGGAAATGTAGATTGGGACAGAATGGTTCCAGTGGTGAAATGGTATGAGGACGTAATGGGATTTGTGAATATCTTAAGTTTCGATGATAAGCAGATCAACACGGAATATTCCGCGCTAATGTCGAAAGTGATGAGCAACGGAAACGGTTTTGCTAAATTCCCCATCAACGAACCGGCGGAAGGAAAACGCAAATCTCAAGTAGAAGAATATCTGGATTTTTACGAAGGAGAAGGTGTTCAGCACATCGCGGTGGCAACAAAAGATATTGTGAAAACAGTTACGGAATTAAAAGCCAGAGGAATTGAATTTTTACCGGCACCGCCAAATTCTTACTATGAAATGGTTCCGGAAAGAGTGGGAACCATCAACGAAGATCTTAAAATACTTTCGGACCTCGGAATTTTAATTGATTGCGATGAGGAAGGTTATCTGCTTCAAATTTTCACCAAACCCGTAGAAGACCGCCCTACCCTTTTCTTCGAGATTATCGAAAGACATGGCGCGCAGAGTTTTGGTGCCGGAAATTTCAAAGCCTTATTTGAAGCTTTGGAAAAAGAACAGGAACGTCGGGGAAACCTTTAA
- a CDS encoding acetyl-CoA hydrolase/transferase family protein — protein sequence MSQYVSAEEAVSLIKSGDRIFSHGSACTPNFFIDELARQSSRLRNVEFVSITQQGNVEIAKPQYKDSFYINSLFVSTPVRAAVNSERGDFVPVFLSEIPLLFKNGILPIDVAMVTVSPPDQQGYCTLGTSVDVARSAVDTAKIVIAQVNPRLPRTHGDGMIHHTKIDKMVWHEEELLTIDYGAKVGEEEMRIGQNVAELIDDRSTLQMGIGTIPDAVLKCLHNHKDLGVHTEMISDGIVDLVAKDIVNNKFKGTHLNKTITSFAFGTRKLYDYIHDNPSFSFMDVEHVNYPINIMKNKKMVAINSAIEIDLTGQVCADSIGTFQFSGIGGQMDFMRGAALSEGGKPIIAISSRTKKGVPRIVPYLKQGAGVVTTRGHIHWVVTEFGTAYLYGKSLKQRAKALIEISHPDDREMLEKATFERFKCL from the coding sequence ATGAGCCAATACGTAAGTGCCGAAGAAGCAGTTTCTCTGATCAAAAGCGGCGACAGAATTTTTTCCCACGGCAGCGCCTGCACACCGAATTTTTTCATCGACGAACTAGCGCGACAGTCCTCCCGGCTTCGCAATGTGGAATTTGTTTCCATCACGCAGCAGGGAAATGTGGAAATTGCAAAACCGCAGTATAAAGACAGTTTTTACATCAATTCGCTCTTCGTTTCAACGCCCGTGCGCGCAGCGGTTAATTCGGAGCGCGGCGATTTCGTGCCGGTTTTCCTCAGTGAAATTCCGCTCCTCTTTAAAAACGGAATTTTACCCATCGATGTGGCGATGGTCACCGTAAGTCCGCCGGATCAGCAGGGTTACTGCACACTCGGAACTTCTGTCGACGTGGCCAGAAGTGCCGTGGATACGGCAAAAATTGTGATCGCACAGGTTAATCCACGGCTCCCGAGAACGCACGGCGACGGCATGATTCATCATACCAAAATCGATAAAATGGTGTGGCATGAAGAAGAATTGCTGACCATCGATTACGGCGCAAAAGTGGGCGAAGAAGAAATGAGAATCGGGCAAAACGTAGCCGAACTCATCGATGACCGCAGCACTTTGCAAATGGGTATCGGCACGATTCCGGATGCGGTTTTAAAATGCCTGCACAATCACAAAGATCTTGGTGTTCATACAGAAATGATCAGCGACGGAATTGTCGATCTCGTGGCGAAAGATATTGTCAATAATAAATTCAAAGGCACGCATCTGAACAAAACCATCACGAGTTTTGCCTTTGGCACCCGGAAATTATACGATTACATTCACGATAATCCTTCCTTTTCTTTTATGGATGTGGAACACGTGAATTATCCCATCAACATCATGAAAAACAAGAAAATGGTCGCCATCAATTCTGCCATCGAGATTGATTTGACGGGACAGGTTTGCGCAGATTCCATCGGCACTTTCCAGTTCAGCGGAATCGGCGGACAGATGGATTTTATGCGCGGCGCGGCACTTTCTGAAGGTGGAAAACCCATCATCGCCATTTCTTCCCGAACCAAAAAAGGCGTCCCGAGAATTGTCCCTTACCTCAAGCAAGGCGCCGGCGTGGTTACAACGAGAGGCCACATTCATTGGGTGGTAACGGAATTTGGTACGGCTTATCTTTACGGCAAAAGTTTAAAACAACGCGCCAAAGCTCTTATCGAAATCTCGCATCCCGACGATCGCGAAATGTTGGAAAAAGCGACTTTTGAAAGGTTTAAATGCCTTTAA
- a CDS encoding PfkB family carbohydrate kinase — MKLLVVGSVAFDAIETPFGKTDKILGGAATYITLASSVLNVESGIVSIVGGDFPQSDMDMLSSRGVNIEGIEIVKDGKTFFWSGKYHNDLNSRDTLVTEVNVLEHFDPKIPESMQDAEILLLGNLHPGVQLSVLEKMNTRPKLVILDTMNFWMDSAMDILLQMIAKTDVISINDEEARQLSGEYSLVKAAKKIHEMGPEFVIIKKGEHGALLFHEGKIFAIPALPLEDVFDPTGAGDTFAGGFAAYLAKKEDFSFENMKSALIVGSAMASFTVEKFGTERLQEITEKELVARIQNFKELTTFEVKV; from the coding sequence ATGAAATTATTAGTCGTAGGATCGGTTGCATTTGACGCCATTGAAACTCCTTTCGGAAAAACAGATAAAATTTTAGGTGGTGCTGCAACTTATATCACTTTGGCATCTTCCGTCCTGAATGTAGAATCTGGCATTGTATCGATTGTTGGCGGCGATTTTCCGCAGTCCGATATGGATATGCTTTCCAGCAGAGGCGTGAACATCGAAGGAATCGAGATCGTAAAAGACGGCAAAACGTTTTTCTGGAGCGGCAAATATCACAACGATTTAAATTCCAGAGACACCTTGGTAACAGAAGTGAATGTTTTGGAACATTTTGATCCCAAAATTCCGGAATCCATGCAGGATGCTGAGATTTTACTGCTCGGAAACCTGCACCCCGGCGTTCAGCTTTCTGTTCTAGAAAAAATGAACACGCGCCCGAAACTGGTTATTTTGGATACCATGAATTTCTGGATGGATTCTGCAATGGATATTCTGCTTCAAATGATTGCAAAAACAGATGTGATCAGCATCAACGATGAGGAAGCGAGACAGCTTTCCGGTGAATATTCTTTGGTGAAAGCCGCGAAAAAGATCCACGAAATGGGTCCGGAATTCGTGATTATTAAAAAAGGAGAACACGGTGCATTGCTTTTTCACGAAGGAAAAATATTTGCCATCCCCGCGCTTCCGTTAGAAGATGTTTTCGATCCAACAGGCGCCGGAGACACTTTCGCCGGAGGTTTTGCCGCCTATTTGGCGAAAAAGGAAGATTTCAGTTTCGAGAATATGAAATCTGCTTTAATCGTAGGTTCGGCAATGGCATCTTTTACGGTTGAAAAATTCGGAACCGAAAGACTACAGGAAATCACAGAAAAGGAATTGGTGGCGCGAATTCAAAATTTTAAAGAATTAACCACTTTCGAGGTAAAAGTTTAA
- a CDS encoding homogentisate 1,2-dioxygenase: MRYHHSGKIPPKRHTVFKSEEDNFYYEQLFGTEGFHGISSLLYHIHRPTQIKSISEPKDVTPKIAVEKNVTPRMFKGMNVTAEDDFLDSRKILMLNNDLKMGLAKPRKSTDYFYKNAECDELLFVHEGSGTMKTFVGNIEFSVGDYLIVPRGTIYQMEFNTENNVFLIVESHSPIYTPKRYRNEFGQLLEHSPFCERDIIAPTYVEPIDEKGDFLIKVKKENQIWDFIYATHPFDVVGWDGYFYPFKFNIKNFEPITGRIHQPPPVHQTFEAHNFVVCSFVARMYDYHPLSIPAPYNHSNIDSDEVLFYTEGDFMSRNHIDLMDFTLHPGGIVHGPHPGAMERSIGKKSTEEFAVMIDPFRPFKLTEEALKIEDPTYKTSWLEGEDHSLKDRLQE; this comes from the coding sequence ATGAGATATCATCACTCCGGAAAAATTCCGCCGAAACGACATACCGTTTTCAAATCCGAAGAAGATAATTTCTATTATGAGCAGCTTTTCGGGACCGAAGGATTTCACGGAATTTCCTCCTTGCTTTACCATATCCACCGCCCTACGCAAATCAAATCCATCAGCGAACCGAAAGATGTTACGCCGAAGATTGCCGTAGAGAAAAACGTAACGCCGCGCATGTTTAAAGGCATGAACGTGACCGCGGAAGACGATTTTCTGGACAGCCGAAAGATCCTCATGTTAAACAACGATTTGAAAATGGGTCTTGCAAAGCCCCGAAAATCCACAGATTACTTCTACAAAAACGCGGAGTGCGACGAACTTCTTTTCGTACATGAAGGAAGCGGAACCATGAAAACATTTGTCGGAAATATCGAATTTTCCGTGGGCGACTATCTAATCGTTCCGCGCGGAACCATTTATCAGATGGAATTTAACACGGAAAACAATGTCTTTCTAATTGTGGAAAGTCATTCGCCAATCTATACGCCAAAACGTTACCGCAATGAGTTCGGCCAGCTCTTGGAACATTCACCCTTTTGCGAACGCGATATTATTGCGCCAACTTACGTGGAACCCATCGATGAAAAGGGCGATTTCCTCATCAAAGTAAAAAAAGAAAACCAGATCTGGGATTTCATTTACGCCACGCACCCGTTTGATGTTGTCGGATGGGATGGTTATTTTTATCCTTTTAAATTTAACATTAAAAATTTCGAGCCCATTACGGGAAGAATTCATCAACCACCGCCTGTTCATCAGACTTTTGAAGCCCATAACTTTGTTGTTTGTTCCTTCGTGGCGAGAATGTACGATTATCACCCGCTTTCCATCCCGGCGCCGTACAATCATTCCAACATCGATTCTGACGAGGTTTTATTCTATACCGAAGGAGATTTTATGAGCAGAAACCATATCGATCTGATGGACTTTACGCTGCATCCGGGTGGAATTGTTCACGGACCACATCCGGGAGCAATGGAAAGAAGCATTGGCAAAAAATCTACGGAAGAATTTGCAGTGATGATCGATCCTTTCCGACCTTTTAAACTGACGGAAGAAGCCCTTAAAATTGAAGATCCCACCTACAAAACTTCCTGGCTGGAAGGTGAAGATCACAGTTTGAAAGACCGGCTGCAAGAATAA
- a CDS encoding 1-acyl-sn-glycerol-3-phosphate acyltransferase: MAKKNIFTDAFGNLYFLKRLIIFALGMVSYRRFNGFNKLKITGTENLVDLPDSNVLFVSNHQTYFADVAAMYHAFCAVNNGYLNSIKNPIYLLNPKVDFYYVAAEETMNKGFMPKIFKLAGAVTVKRTWRAEGENVNRMVDLTEVENIMKALDNGWVITFPQGTTSAFAQGRKGTAKLVKNQRPIVIPIKINGFRRAFDKKGLRVKVTGVKPTMEFKKPIDIDYDKDDSHTIMHKIMVAIEQTEEFNILHDYDKELKAQKTETEH; this comes from the coding sequence ATGGCGAAGAAAAATATATTCACCGACGCTTTCGGTAATCTCTATTTCCTGAAAAGACTGATTATTTTTGCTTTGGGAATGGTTTCCTACAGACGATTTAACGGTTTTAATAAATTGAAAATCACGGGAACCGAAAACCTGGTCGATCTGCCCGATTCCAACGTCCTGTTCGTGTCGAATCACCAGACGTATTTCGCCGATGTTGCTGCCATGTATCACGCCTTTTGTGCCGTCAACAACGGTTACCTCAATTCCATCAAAAATCCGATTTACTTACTCAATCCAAAAGTCGATTTTTACTATGTGGCTGCGGAAGAAACCATGAATAAAGGTTTTATGCCCAAAATTTTCAAACTTGCGGGCGCCGTAACCGTAAAAAGAACCTGGCGCGCTGAAGGCGAAAATGTAAATCGAATGGTAGATCTTACCGAAGTTGAAAATATTATGAAAGCCCTGGACAATGGCTGGGTTATTACTTTTCCGCAAGGCACAACATCGGCATTTGCACAAGGCAGAAAAGGAACGGCGAAATTGGTTAAGAACCAGCGGCCGATCGTAATCCCCATCAAAATAAACGGCTTTAGAAGAGCGTTTGATAAAAAAGGCCTTCGGGTGAAAGTAACCGGTGTAAAACCGACGATGGAATTTAAAAAACCGATCGATATCGATTATGATAAAGATGATTCCCACACCATCATGCACAAAATAATGGTCGCCATCGAACAAACCGAAGAATTTAATATTCTGCACGACTACGATAAAGAATTAAAAGCACAAAAAACAGAAACAGAGCATTAA
- a CDS encoding HU family DNA-binding protein → MTKAELVNTISNKLGTEKNETQKVVEAFMQEIRTSMYSGENVYLRGFGSFIIKTRAAKTGRNISKNTAIEIPAHNIPAFKPSKTFVEKVKTKVSVK, encoded by the coding sequence ATGACAAAGGCAGAATTGGTAAATACCATCTCAAATAAATTGGGAACTGAAAAGAATGAAACTCAGAAGGTTGTGGAAGCATTCATGCAGGAAATCAGAACATCAATGTATAGCGGAGAGAATGTTTACTTAAGAGGATTCGGTTCATTTATCATCAAAACCAGAGCTGCCAAGACGGGCAGAAACATTTCTAAGAACACCGCGATCGAAATCCCGGCACACAATATCCCTGCTTTTAAGCCCTCGAAAACCTTCGTTGAAAAAGTAAAAACTAAAGTTTCAGTAAAATAA
- the gldD gene encoding gliding motility lipoprotein GldD, which yields MFKKLLIIFLGLALVSCAEETQPKPSGDLRLEYPTAKYAEFSSPCDFTFEYSDFAKIENAKKPCWYYIDYPKMKAKVFITYFPVKNDLALHVKESEKMVYEHTIKASSIDTKSFSYPERKVYGNFYELKGPTASNLQFFVTDSTRHYVTANLYFNSRPKPDSLAPAVDYIKKDLLHLIDTFEWK from the coding sequence ATGTTTAAAAAACTCCTGATCATTTTTTTAGGATTGGCTTTAGTTTCCTGTGCCGAAGAGACGCAGCCGAAACCTTCGGGCGACCTGCGGTTAGAGTATCCGACCGCGAAATATGCAGAATTTTCTTCGCCCTGTGATTTTACGTTTGAATATTCCGACTTTGCAAAAATCGAAAATGCGAAAAAGCCGTGCTGGTACTATATTGACTACCCGAAAATGAAGGCCAAAGTCTTCATCACCTATTTTCCCGTTAAAAACGATCTGGCGCTTCACGTAAAAGAATCGGAGAAGATGGTTTACGAACATACCATCAAGGCAAGTTCTATCGACACGAAATCGTTCAGTTATCCCGAACGTAAAGTGTATGGAAACTTTTATGAACTTAAAGGACCCACGGCTTCCAATCTGCAGTTCTTCGTCACAGATTCTACAAGACATTACGTCACAGCCAATTTATATTTCAACTCCAGACCAAAACCAGATTCGCTGGCGCCGGCTGTGGATTATATTAAAAAAGATTTGCTCCATTTGATCGACACTTTTGAGTGGAAGTAA
- the fahA gene encoding fumarylacetoacetase, giving the protein MQSFINYDQKSDFSIHNIPFGVAVFAQEYIACCTRIGDMVVDLATLYDYGFFDDVAGITENVFEAYTLNEFIELGKPVTNAVRLKIQELLIVNSKLANDEKSIKDCFFAFDDVKMMMPLHIPNYTDFYSSIEHATNVGKMFRDPGNALLPNWKHLPVGYHGRASSIVVSGTDIIRPKGQTKPADLDAPIFGPCKQLDFELEMAFVVNKHTEMGESISTSEAEDAIFGMVIFNDWSARDIQSWEYVPLGPFLGKNFGSSISPWVVTLEALAPFRTESPKQEPEVLDYLKFEGDKNFDINLEVYLQPENGTENLISESNYKFMYWNMTQQLAHHTVNGCNVEVGDLYASGTISGENPKSFGSMLELTWRGTDPLKLNDGQERKFIDDNDTVIMRGYAEKDGMRVGFGEVSGKILPAN; this is encoded by the coding sequence ATGCAATCTTTTATAAACTACGACCAGAAGTCCGATTTTTCCATCCATAATATTCCGTTTGGCGTGGCCGTTTTCGCACAGGAATATATTGCCTGCTGTACGCGCATCGGCGATATGGTGGTCGATTTAGCAACGCTTTACGATTATGGATTTTTTGATGACGTAGCTGGGATAACGGAAAATGTTTTCGAAGCTTATACTTTGAATGAATTTATAGAACTCGGAAAACCCGTAACAAACGCCGTACGTTTAAAAATTCAGGAATTATTGATTGTGAATTCCAAACTGGCAAACGATGAAAAATCCATCAAAGACTGTTTCTTTGCGTTTGATGACGTGAAAATGATGATGCCGCTTCATATCCCCAATTACACCGATTTTTACAGCAGCATCGAACATGCCACCAACGTAGGAAAAATGTTCCGCGATCCCGGAAACGCCTTGCTACCGAACTGGAAACACCTCCCGGTCGGCTATCATGGCCGCGCTTCCTCCATCGTGGTTTCCGGTACCGACATCATCCGTCCGAAAGGGCAAACAAAACCCGCAGATCTGGACGCGCCTATTTTTGGGCCCTGCAAGCAACTGGATTTTGAGCTGGAAATGGCCTTTGTGGTGAATAAACACACCGAAATGGGTGAAAGCATTTCCACTTCTGAAGCAGAAGATGCGATTTTTGGAATGGTTATTTTCAATGACTGGTCCGCGCGCGATATCCAAAGTTGGGAATATGTGCCGCTTGGACCATTTTTAGGTAAAAATTTCGGCAGTTCCATTTCTCCCTGGGTGGTCACTTTAGAAGCTTTGGCACCTTTCCGCACCGAATCTCCAAAACAGGAACCGGAAGTTTTAGATTACTTAAAATTTGAGGGCGACAAAAATTTCGATATCAATCTTGAAGTTTATCTGCAGCCCGAAAACGGCACTGAAAACCTGATCTCCGAAAGCAATTATAAATTTATGTACTGGAATATGACGCAGCAACTGGCGCATCATACTGTAAATGGTTGTAATGTGGAGGTCGGCGACCTGTATGCTTCCGGCACCATTTCAGGCGAAAATCCGAAATCTTTCGGCTCGATGCTGGAGCTCACCTGGCGCGGAACTGATCCCTTAAAACTGAACGACGGACAGGAAAGAAAATTTATAGATGATAATGATACGGTGATCATGCGCGGTTATGCGGAGAAAGACGGAATGAGAGTGGGTTTTGGGGAAGTATCGGGAAAAATCTTGCCTGCGAATTAA
- a CDS encoding ribonuclease E/G: MKKELIISHEDAQSKIALLEDGRLFELHEQEDKSDFVVGDLFIGKVKKLAPNLNAAFVSIGYEKDAFLHYQDLGPQLLTYKKFLQDTISKKQQNSSLKNFEVQKEIDKNGNIERVLSKDDSVILQITKEPISTKGPRISTQISLTGRFLVLIPFDRSVSISKKIANAEERERLRTLIESIKPEGFGVIIRTVAEGKKVAELHNDMNQLIQKWENTFKNLQKNKVPSKVLSEQDKASSILRDNFNADFVSIICDDEQMVDEMRNYIEVIAPERKNIVQFYDKPIPLMEYYNVEKQLKQSFGKHVNIPSSKGAYLVIEHTEALHVIDVNSGNNISSGNAAKNEHALNVNKMAATEIARQLRLRDMGGIIVVDFIDMTNAEHRRDLFEHLKSEMERDKARHKILPPSKFGLIQLTRQRTRPENQIETKEENPNIDGEILAPIVVVERMEEVIRNIIQTEKGKIFLHVHPFVEAYLTKGFLSIQVKWFLKYKKWVTIIPRDSFKYLEYKLINADKTELMSYSN; the protein is encoded by the coding sequence ATGAAGAAAGAACTGATAATATCACATGAAGATGCGCAATCTAAAATTGCCCTGCTCGAAGACGGCCGCCTTTTCGAACTCCACGAACAGGAGGATAAGAGCGACTTTGTGGTAGGTGATCTATTTATCGGTAAGGTTAAAAAACTGGCTCCCAATCTTAATGCTGCTTTTGTTAGCATTGGGTACGAAAAAGATGCATTTCTGCATTACCAGGATCTGGGACCGCAATTACTCACGTACAAAAAATTTCTGCAGGACACGATCTCTAAAAAACAGCAAAATTCTTCGTTGAAAAACTTTGAAGTTCAAAAAGAAATCGATAAAAACGGAAATATCGAAAGAGTGCTCTCCAAGGACGACAGCGTTATTCTTCAAATTACAAAAGAACCCATCTCCACAAAAGGCCCACGAATTTCTACCCAGATTTCCTTGACGGGTCGGTTTCTCGTTCTGATCCCTTTCGACAGAAGCGTTTCGATCTCCAAAAAGATCGCCAATGCGGAAGAAAGAGAGCGTTTACGAACGTTGATCGAAAGCATCAAACCGGAAGGTTTTGGCGTAATCATTCGAACCGTGGCCGAAGGGAAAAAAGTTGCTGAACTCCACAACGATATGAATCAACTCATTCAGAAGTGGGAGAACACCTTCAAAAACCTTCAGAAAAATAAAGTTCCGAGTAAAGTTCTCAGTGAACAGGATAAAGCCTCCTCTATTTTGCGCGACAATTTTAATGCAGATTTCGTTTCCATTATTTGCGATGATGAGCAGATGGTTGACGAAATGCGAAACTACATTGAAGTCATTGCGCCGGAAAGAAAAAACATTGTGCAGTTTTACGATAAACCCATTCCTTTAATGGAATATTATAACGTAGAAAAGCAGCTGAAACAAAGTTTCGGCAAGCACGTTAACATTCCAAGTTCCAAAGGTGCCTATCTTGTGATCGAGCATACAGAAGCGCTCCACGTCATCGACGTTAATTCCGGTAACAATATTTCCTCCGGAAACGCAGCGAAAAACGAACATGCCTTAAACGTCAATAAAATGGCCGCCACCGAAATTGCCCGCCAGTTGCGACTGCGGGATATGGGCGGAATTATCGTTGTAGATTTTATCGACATGACGAACGCTGAACATCGCAGAGATCTTTTCGAACACCTGAAATCCGAGATGGAACGTGACAAAGCGCGCCACAAAATTTTACCCCCGAGCAAATTTGGGCTCATCCAGCTAACGCGACAACGAACGCGACCAGAAAATCAAATAGAAACCAAAGAAGAAAACCCCAATATCGACGGCGAAATTCTCGCCCCAATTGTTGTGGTGGAACGAATGGAAGAAGTGATCCGAAATATTATTCAAACCGAAAAAGGCAAGATATTTCTGCATGTTCATCCTTTCGTTGAGGCTTACTTAACCAAAGGTTTCCTCAGCATTCAGGTAAAATGGTTTTTAAAATACAAAAAATGGGTTACCATTATTCCACGGGATTCTTTTAAATATCTGGAATACAAACTGATTAATGCCGACAAAACGGAATTGATGAGTTATTCCAACTAA